The following proteins are encoded in a genomic region of Arcobacter cloacae:
- a CDS encoding glycine zipper 2TM domain-containing protein, producing the protein MKKLLSMLLFSGSLLFANNNSIGLDTLVGATIGVAIGNQIGNGNGRDVAKVAGGLLGAAIANNSRTPSYTNNSGYYNNNAYNNNAYNNSGYERTTTYVNNNYYYNDYDRYYAYNRPPSPQVTIVYQNYDRHYPKHYYKKHHHPHHHGHPKHYKHYGR; encoded by the coding sequence ATGAAAAAATTATTATCAATGCTACTATTTTCAGGCTCTTTGCTTTTTGCTAATAATAACTCAATAGGTTTAGATACTTTAGTTGGAGCTACTATTGGGGTTGCAATTGGTAATCAAATTGGAAATGGAAATGGAAGAGATGTTGCAAAAGTGGCTGGTGGATTATTAGGTGCAGCAATTGCAAATAATTCAAGAACACCAAGTTATACAAATAATAGTGGTTACTATAACAATAACGCTTATAATAATAATGCTTATAATAATTCTGGGTATGAAAGAACTACTACTTATGTAAACAATAACTATTATTATAATGATTATGATAGATATTATGCCTATAATAGACCACCATCACCACAGGTTACTATTGTTTATCAAAATTATGATAGACATTATCCAAAACACTACTATAAAAAACATCATCACCCACACCATCATGGGCATCCAAAACATTATAAACACTATGGAAGATAA
- a CDS encoding sensor histidine kinase: MQKVELKIAPKDWLYIIIIGAFFGFFISLCFYFVSYDLQNISTIIFSTSTAILISLFAFFLITISNKFILPKVEKRFWYLISFVFSFLSGFLGFTFSFLLFSFGDFKILHIISAFWIYISITIGFLTFLVGLILHQFISMKYKNEEIKTQVLETKLKALENELNPHFLFNALNSVSELIYQDPKKAENAVIEISKFLRNAINKESLITLETELSMVKTYVNIENVRFDEKIVLNIENIAEYKNIKIPKFSIQLLVENAIKHGYLGKVLNIYINFSKDKIIVQNDGKIANIVKFGTGLSNLQKRLELQNVGSLSHQILDDKMVFIIELK, translated from the coding sequence ATGCAAAAAGTTGAATTAAAAATAGCACCTAAAGATTGGCTTTATATTATAATAATTGGGGCATTTTTTGGTTTTTTTATCTCTTTATGTTTTTATTTTGTAAGTTATGATTTACAAAATATTTCAACTATTATTTTTAGTACAAGTACGGCTATTTTAATCTCTTTATTTGCATTTTTTTTAATAACCATCTCAAATAAATTTATTCTTCCTAAGGTTGAAAAAAGATTTTGGTATTTGATTAGTTTTGTCTTCTCTTTTTTATCAGGATTTTTGGGATTTACCTTTTCTTTTTTGCTTTTTTCTTTTGGTGATTTTAAGATTTTGCATATAATTTCTGCTTTTTGGATTTATATCTCTATAACTATTGGATTTTTGACTTTTTTAGTTGGATTGATTTTGCATCAATTTATCTCTATGAAATACAAAAACGAAGAGATAAAAACTCAAGTTTTAGAAACAAAACTAAAAGCTTTAGAAAATGAGCTTAATCCTCATTTTTTATTTAATGCTTTAAATTCAGTTTCTGAGTTGATTTATCAAGACCCTAAAAAAGCAGAAAATGCAGTTATTGAAATCTCAAAATTTTTACGAAATGCCATAAATAAAGAGAGTTTAATTACTTTAGAAACTGAACTTTCTATGGTAAAAACTTATGTAAATATAGAAAATGTTAGATTTGATGAAAAGATTGTTTTGAATATTGAAAATATAGCTGAGTATAAGAATATAAAAATACCAAAATTCTCTATTCAACTTTTGGTTGAAAATGCAATAAAACATGGATATTTGGGAAAAGTATTAAATATTTATATAAACTTTTCAAAAGACAAAATAATAGTACAAAATGATGGTAAAATAGCTAACATAGTGAAATTTGGAACAGGTTTATCAAATCTTCAAAAAAGATTGGAACTTCAAAATGTTGGAAGTTTGAGTCATCAGATTTTAGATGATAAGATGGTATTTATAATAGAGTTAAAATAA
- a CDS encoding cryptochrome/photolyase family protein → MKQILWFRRDLRINDSAILANAKDEVLPIFIFDKNILDKLNKDDKRVTFIYKSVLKLKEDLKEIGLDLAIFYSTPKEVFETLKNQGFDSVLCSVDFDNYARKRDEAINKIIPMQTFTDSFITHPNNCLKKDNTPYKVFTPYYKNLEFIWESESLVLFERNKNLKKIEFDYDFVPTLQEMGFKKQKLPEFLEKSADELINEFSLKISDYQEGRDFFYKNSTSNLAVHLRFGLISPRELFNKIKKMRAIKSQKDFYIRELFWREFYNYILFHFPKSEFENLNEIKVDWNEDETVFQKWCEGNTGVPLIDASMRYFNETGTMHNRLRMIVSSYLTKNLLIDWKKGEQYFASRLLDYEASSNIGSWQWAASTGADAVPYFRVFNPYLQSAKFDKDAIFIKSVIPELKDVNAKLIHSENGVQSNMFLDYPKQIVSIEYSRNRAIEEFKRANNEKY, encoded by the coding sequence ATGAAACAAATCTTATGGTTTAGAAGAGATTTAAGAATAAACGATAGTGCGATATTAGCAAATGCAAAAGATGAAGTATTGCCTATTTTTATTTTTGATAAAAATATCTTAGATAAATTAAATAAAGATGATAAAAGAGTTACCTTTATCTATAAAAGTGTTTTAAAATTAAAAGAAGATTTGAAAGAAATAGGGCTAGATTTAGCTATATTTTACTCAACTCCTAAAGAGGTTTTTGAAACTTTAAAAAATCAAGGTTTTGATTCTGTTTTATGTTCAGTTGATTTTGATAATTATGCAAGAAAAAGAGATGAAGCGATAAATAAAATTATTCCAATGCAGACTTTTACCGATTCATTTATTACTCATCCAAATAATTGTCTAAAAAAAGATAATACACCTTATAAAGTTTTTACTCCATATTATAAAAATTTAGAGTTTATTTGGGAGAGTGAGAGTTTAGTTTTGTTTGAAAGAAATAAAAATTTAAAAAAAATAGAGTTTGATTATGATTTTGTTCCAACTTTACAAGAGATGGGATTTAAGAAGCAAAAATTACCAGAATTTTTGGAAAAAAGTGCAGATGAACTTATAAATGAGTTTTCTTTAAAAATTTCAGATTATCAAGAAGGACGAGATTTTTTTTATAAAAATTCTACTTCAAATTTAGCTGTTCATTTAAGATTTGGACTTATAAGTCCAAGGGAACTTTTTAATAAAATCAAAAAAATGAGAGCTATAAAAAGCCAAAAAGATTTTTATATAAGAGAGCTTTTTTGGAGAGAATTTTATAACTATATTTTGTTTCATTTTCCAAAAAGTGAGTTTGAAAATCTAAATGAGATAAAAGTAGATTGGAATGAAGATGAAACAGTTTTTCAAAAATGGTGTGAGGGAAATACAGGCGTTCCTTTGATTGATGCGAGCATGAGATACTTCAACGAAACTGGAACTATGCATAACCGTTTAAGAATGATAGTCTCTTCATATTTAACAAAAAATTTGCTTATAGATTGGAAAAAAGGAGAACAATATTTCGCTTCAAGACTTCTTGATTATGAAGCAAGTTCAAATATAGGTTCTTGGCAATGGGCAGCTAGTACGGGTGCTGATGCAGTGCCATATTTTAGAGTTTTTAATCCCTATTTACAATCAGCAAAATTTGATAAAGATGCTATTTTTATAAAGTCTGTAATTCCTGAACTAAAAGATGTAAATGCAAAACTCATTCATAGCGAAAATGGTGTTCAATCAAATATGTTTTTAGATTATCCAAAACAAATAGTTTCTATTGAATACTCAAGAAATAGGGCTATTGAAGAGTTCAAAAGAGCAAACAATGAAAAATATTGA
- a CDS encoding LytR/AlgR family response regulator transcription factor — protein sequence MIVDDESLALSRLKRLLNENGIEDITAFDNPIDALKEITKTKFDAVFLDISMPNITGLELADSIIQLEPKTFIIFQTAYSEFALEAYKSGGMGYLVKPIESNDIKNILEKVRNFKTTSNEESKKILGKRGDKLYLIDINDIYYIKADLDEVIIKIKEADAYVRRKIGDLETLLSGKNFFRIHRSYIVNVDKIKSMRSVEQSKLEISFDGIAEIITSSKEGAKDFREYIERRSL from the coding sequence ATGATTGTTGATGATGAAAGTTTGGCTTTAAGCAGATTAAAAAGATTATTAAATGAAAATGGGATTGAAGATATTACAGCTTTTGATAATCCAATTGATGCACTAAAAGAGATTACAAAAACAAAGTTTGATGCGGTTTTTTTAGATATTTCTATGCCAAATATTACAGGACTTGAACTTGCTGATTCTATAATTCAACTAGAGCCTAAAACTTTTATTATTTTTCAAACAGCATATTCAGAATTTGCACTTGAAGCTTATAAAAGCGGTGGAATGGGATATTTAGTAAAACCAATAGAATCAAATGATATAAAAAATATATTAGAAAAAGTAAGAAATTTCAAAACTACATCAAATGAAGAATCAAAAAAAATCTTAGGAAAAAGAGGCGATAAGTTATATTTAATAGATATAAATGATATTTATTATATCAAAGCTGACTTAGACGAAGTAATAATCAAAATAAAAGAAGCAGACGCTTATGTAAGAAGAAAAATAGGGGATTTAGAGACACTTTTAAGTGGAAAAAATTTCTTTAGAATTCATAGGTCTTACATCGTAAATGTGGATAAAATAAAATCTATGAGAAGTGTAGAACAATCAAAACTTGAAATCTCTTTTGACGGAATTGCAGAGATTATCACAAGCTCAAAAGAGGGTGCGAAGGATTTTAGAGAGTATATTGAAAGAAGAAGTTTATAA
- a CDS encoding DUF309 domain-containing protein, which produces MNLEEDLKKVIFLLLEDEFIESHDFLEKLWRVYKNDENSRKESFVLKAFVNATVSFELYKMKRFEHSNNVWNTYKKYEYLIDEIESTNSSNYRKIKEIIYEKREKYIK; this is translated from the coding sequence ATGAATTTAGAAGAGGATTTGAAAAAAGTTATTTTTTTATTATTAGAAGATGAATTTATAGAAAGTCATGATTTTTTGGAAAAGCTTTGGAGAGTTTATAAAAATGATGAAAATAGTAGAAAAGAGTCTTTTGTTTTAAAAGCTTTTGTAAATGCAACAGTTAGTTTTGAACTTTATAAAATGAAAAGATTTGAACACTCAAATAATGTTTGGAATACTTATAAAAAGTATGAATATTTAATAGATGAAATAGAATCAACAAATAGTTCAAATTATAGAAAAATAAAAGAGATAATTTATGAAAAAAGAGAAAAATATATAAAATGA
- a CDS encoding type II toxin-antitoxin system VapC family toxin, with the protein MYLLDTNTVIYFFKGLGDISKNLFNVSPKDIFIPSIVVYELEVGIAKSNDSQKRQEQLKKLLSQINIINFTQTEAVQSAKIRADLEKKGTPIGSIDILIAGCAKANNLILVTRNTKEFQRVENLQLIDWY; encoded by the coding sequence ATGTATTTATTAGATACAAATACAGTTATTTATTTTTTTAAAGGATTAGGTGATATTTCAAAGAATTTATTTAATGTTTCTCCAAAAGATATTTTTATTCCCTCAATTGTAGTTTATGAACTTGAAGTGGGAATTGCAAAATCAAATGATAGTCAAAAAAGGCAAGAGCAATTAAAAAAGCTACTATCACAAATAAATATTATAAATTTTACTCAAACAGAAGCAGTTCAAAGTGCAAAAATAAGAGCAGATTTAGAGAAAAAAGGAACACCAATAGGTTCTATAGATATTTTAATAGCTGGTTGTGCAAAAGCTAATAATCTTATTTTAGTTACAAGAAATACGAAAGAGTTTCAAAGAGTTGAAAATTTGCAATTGATTGATTGGTATTAG
- a CDS encoding YbgA family protein produces MNLGVSSCLIGTKCRYDGVGASDKFIVDILQKYFKTVPYCPETIIWGSPREAIRQVHDENGELKILTSTKNPKDVTKELEDISEQCSDEIKNDDLCGFILKSASPTCGLERVKIYKPFNAPSVKQGVGVFARKIKEKYPYLPVEEEGRLIDSWLRENFLMQIFAYQHLHEFLKSNPTFNDLVIFHTSYKYLIYSKSQKSYTTLGRIVANKEKNQLNEVLGEYKEEFLKAISQKGSVNKTYNVLLHIFGYFKKLITKEEKEEILQALAEYKEKIIPLIAVMKIINLYVKRFDVQYLKVQKFLNPYPSELALRSDIKAYK; encoded by the coding sequence ATGAATTTAGGCGTATCATCTTGTTTAATAGGTACAAAGTGTAGATATGATGGAGTTGGTGCTAGTGATAAATTTATAGTTGATATTTTGCAAAAATATTTTAAAACAGTTCCTTATTGTCCTGAAACTATAATTTGGGGAAGCCCTAGAGAGGCTATACGACAAGTTCATGATGAAAATGGGGAATTAAAAATCCTAACTTCTACTAAAAATCCAAAAGATGTGACAAAAGAGCTTGAAGATATTTCAGAACAGTGTTCAGATGAAATTAAAAATGATGATTTGTGTGGTTTTATTTTAAAATCAGCATCTCCGACCTGTGGACTTGAAAGAGTAAAAATCTATAAACCTTTTAATGCTCCAAGTGTAAAACAAGGAGTTGGAGTATTTGCAAGAAAAATAAAAGAGAAATATCCATATTTGCCAGTTGAAGAAGAGGGAAGATTGATTGACTCTTGGCTTAGGGAAAATTTTTTGATGCAGATTTTTGCTTATCAACATTTACATGAGTTTTTGAAATCAAATCCAACTTTCAATGATTTAGTGATTTTTCACACTTCATATAAATATCTTATTTATTCAAAATCTCAAAAATCATATACAACTTTAGGACGAATTGTTGCAAATAAAGAAAAAAATCAACTAAACGAAGTTTTAGGAGAGTATAAAGAGGAGTTTTTAAAAGCTATTAGTCAAAAAGGAAGTGTAAATAAAACTTATAATGTTCTACTTCATATTTTTGGATATTTTAAAAAACTTATAACAAAAGAGGAAAAAGAGGAGATTTTACAAGCTTTAGCAGAGTATAAAGAAAAAATTATTCCTTTAATTGCTGTTATGAAAATAATAAATTTATATGTAAAAAGATTTGATGTGCAGTATTTAAAAGTGCAAAAATTTTTAAATCCATATCCTAGTGAATTGGCTTTAAGAAGCGATATTAAGGCTTATAAATAA
- a CDS encoding 3'-5' exonuclease has product MIILDFETNTANIGDVIEVAAVKIDKDLKILDKFHRYYLSRFPVNFYSYAVHRLTPELILDYRKDKSYSSYFSEDEDFEKFCYKSETLIAHNITFELRHINNRVKFQNHICTMSENKKIVNVFGKNGRVKNPKLDETCLYYGIEFEADKYHSATYDVTKTYEILKRMNLKL; this is encoded by the coding sequence ATGATAATTTTAGATTTTGAGACAAATACAGCAAATATTGGTGATGTAATAGAAGTAGCAGCAGTTAAGATAGATAAAGATTTAAAAATTTTGGATAAATTTCACAGATATTATCTTTCAAGATTTCCAGTTAATTTTTATTCTTATGCGGTTCATAGATTAACTCCTGAGTTAATACTTGATTATAGAAAAGATAAATCTTATAGTTCCTATTTTAGTGAAGATGAAGATTTTGAAAAGTTTTGTTACAAAAGTGAGACCTTGATTGCTCATAATATAACTTTTGAATTAAGACATATAAATAATAGAGTTAAGTTTCAAAATCACATTTGTACTATGAGTGAAAATAAAAAGATTGTAAATGTTTTTGGAAAAAACGGAAGAGTAAAAAATCCAAAACTTGATGAAACTTGTTTATATTATGGAATAGAATTTGAAGCAGACAAATATCATAGTGCGACTTATGATGTGACAAAAACCTATGAAATTTTAAAAAGAATGAATCTAAAACTATAA
- a CDS encoding phytoene desaturase family protein encodes MKNIDIAVIGSGIGGSLISALNKNKDLILFEKDKNLGGCASTFKRLGTYFNAGATTFVGYENNHPIKNIFDKVGVVPNILESKIAIRTIQNRKIVDRVANFEEFLTNLNNVYYHKNNRIFWKTIKEIDERFWTLKKVYFAKYGFQAYAKTALFVAELLKEFGFMLFKTADGYINEVLPNISKEYKAFINSQLLITLQTDSKDLSLLAMSLGLAYPFHKVFYPIGGMGQIIEDLLKDVNVQNKEKIISIKKEQNRYRLISTKDEYLASKVILNSAIFESSKLFLDENIKKYYDKFSFSDQSAFVVYLQLDSKEKLLHHYQIILKEDIPNCISNSFFVSVSDINDEKLSRDGYSITISTHSKAIFWEGLTKNEYEEKKEFTQNFIITEFLNNFDNIKKENIKTLFSATSKTFYRYINRSNCGGKPITAKTIFQLPSCNTPFDGLYNVGDTVFAGQGWPGVAIGVNVLNKELNKI; translated from the coding sequence ATGAAAAATATTGATATTGCAGTTATTGGAAGTGGAATAGGTGGAAGTCTGATTTCTGCTTTAAATAAAAACAAAGATTTAATCCTTTTTGAAAAGGATAAAAATCTTGGAGGTTGTGCTTCAACTTTTAAAAGATTGGGAACTTATTTTAACGCAGGAGCAACTACTTTTGTAGGTTATGAAAATAATCATCCAATCAAAAATATCTTTGATAAAGTAGGAGTTGTTCCAAATATTCTTGAGAGTAAAATCGCAATTAGAACAATACAAAACAGAAAAATAGTTGATAGAGTTGCAAATTTTGAGGAGTTTTTAACAAATCTAAACAATGTTTATTATCATAAAAATAATAGAATTTTTTGGAAAACAATTAAAGAGATTGATGAGAGATTTTGGACTTTAAAAAAAGTATATTTTGCAAAATATGGCTTTCAAGCTTACGCTAAAACAGCTTTGTTTGTAGCTGAACTTCTAAAAGAGTTTGGTTTTATGCTTTTTAAAACAGCTGATGGATATATAAATGAAGTTTTACCAAATATTTCAAAAGAGTATAAAGCTTTTATAAATTCACAACTTTTAATAACTCTTCAAACTGACTCAAAGGATTTATCACTTTTAGCTATGAGTTTGGGTTTAGCTTATCCATTTCATAAGGTTTTTTATCCAATTGGTGGAATGGGACAAATCATAGAAGATTTATTAAAAGATGTAAATGTTCAAAATAAAGAGAAAATTATTTCAATAAAAAAAGAGCAAAATAGATACAGATTAATCTCTACAAAAGATGAATATTTGGCTTCAAAAGTTATATTAAATTCTGCAATTTTTGAAAGTTCAAAACTTTTTTTAGATGAAAATATAAAAAAGTATTATGATAAATTTTCATTTAGCGACCAAAGTGCTTTTGTGGTTTATCTACAGTTGGATTCAAAAGAGAAACTTTTACATCACTATCAAATAATTTTAAAAGAGGATATTCCAAATTGTATTTCAAACTCTTTTTTTGTTTCAGTTTCTGATATAAATGATGAAAAATTATCACGTGATGGCTATAGTATAACAATTTCAACCCACTCAAAAGCGATATTTTGGGAAGGTTTAACAAAAAATGAATATGAAGAAAAAAAAGAGTTCACACAAAATTTTATAATAACAGAGTTTTTAAATAATTTTGATAATATAAAAAAAGAGAATATAAAAACCCTTTTTAGTGCCACTTCAAAAACTTTTTACAGATACATAAATAGAAGTAATTGTGGTGGAAAACCAATAACCGCAAAAACAATATTTCAACTTCCAAGTTGTAACACGCCATTTGATGGTTTGTATAATGTAGGAGATACAGTTTTTGCAGGTCAAGGCTGGCCAGGAGTTGCAATAGGGGTAAATGTTTTAAACAAAGAATTAAATAAAATATAA
- a CDS encoding DUF6364 family protein, with translation MAQITIYIDNNLEEKIKEVAKSTGQSISKYISNAIEQKLNNSWNEDIKNLSGSWSDFPTLEEIRNNTIEIKREEF, from the coding sequence ATGGCACAAATAACAATTTATATAGATAATAATTTAGAAGAAAAAATAAAAGAAGTAGCTAAAAGTACAGGGCAATCAATAAGTAAATATATCTCAAATGCAATCGAGCAAAAATTAAACAATAGTTGGAATGAAGATATAAAAAATCTAAGTGGTTCTTGGAGTGATTTTCCAACACTTGAAGAGATAAGAAACAATACAATAGAAATAAAAAGAGAAGAGTTTTAG
- a CDS encoding 7TM diverse intracellular signaling domain-containing protein, producing MKKLLIVLIIFISNLFGNIIELNSNNLEILSQSKIYIDNTRKLNIDEIIKNDKNFVNVNSSIKNYGYSPKFDVWIKFTLHNKKDEPITKILEFSNSLVTNISFYEDTNLIKNEGLLNKDINRKSVNPTFVINLDKNETKTFYLKVFSKKTALTLNLNLYSNDEFYSKEIFHQVILALFFGAMIILALYNFAIFLMIKDISYLYYVGYITTLVFHHLLYVGFANLYFVDDRFMKIIVDYAALFIALPVLFLAFFSKSFLEIKQYPKINMILNILMLVMIISVIYFSFFNYLLKYRNIVPILLMSYLFGITLYAFIKKNAQAKLILFGWAAILIAGLIMYLSSVGIFNVDLTSYYVVEISFILEALVFSIALSNRIKRLQEEKNKIQIKLIEEQKDNEEKLNKLVIQKTDKLNKALEEKDILLKELNHRVKNNMQTIISLIRLQNDEIDDITINTLLTTIQNRISAMSHLHELLYQKDAITFIDANEYFEKIIFEVEQSFDKNVKIKYEINSTISSESAIYCGLIINELVTNSFKHAFINKKDGFINITFYSKNNSYYLYYSDNGQGYNQIDKKESLGLVLIETLAKKQLKASLKILSNDGVKIEIKWKE from the coding sequence TTGAAAAAACTTTTAATTGTTTTAATAATTTTTATCTCTAATTTATTTGGAAATATAATAGAACTAAATTCAAATAATTTAGAAATATTATCTCAATCAAAAATTTACATAGATAATACAAGAAAACTAAATATTGATGAAATCATAAAAAATGATAAGAATTTTGTAAATGTAAATAGTTCTATAAAAAATTATGGTTATTCACCCAAGTTTGATGTTTGGATTAAATTTACATTACATAATAAAAAAGATGAACCTATTACAAAAATTTTAGAGTTTTCAAATTCTTTAGTGACAAATATCTCTTTTTATGAAGATACTAATCTTATAAAAAATGAAGGTTTACTAAATAAAGATATTAATAGAAAGAGCGTTAATCCTACTTTTGTAATCAATCTTGATAAAAATGAAACAAAAACTTTTTATCTAAAAGTCTTTTCAAAAAAGACTGCACTTACATTAAATTTAAATCTTTATTCAAATGATGAATTTTATTCAAAAGAGATATTTCATCAGGTTATTTTAGCTTTATTTTTTGGAGCGATGATAATATTGGCTTTATATAACTTTGCCATTTTTTTAATGATTAAGGATATTAGTTATTTATATTATGTTGGATATATAACTACTTTAGTATTTCATCATCTGCTTTATGTTGGTTTTGCTAATTTATATTTTGTTGATGATAGATTTATGAAAATCATTGTTGATTATGCAGCTTTATTTATCGCTCTTCCTGTTTTGTTTTTGGCTTTTTTCTCTAAATCATTTTTAGAAATAAAACAATATCCAAAAATAAATATGATTTTAAATATCTTAATGTTAGTGATGATTATTTCTGTGATTTACTTTAGCTTTTTTAATTATCTTTTGAAATATAGAAATATAGTACCAATTTTACTTATGAGTTATCTATTTGGAATTACTTTGTATGCATTTATTAAAAAGAATGCTCAAGCAAAACTAATTTTATTTGGTTGGGCTGCGATACTTATTGCAGGTTTAATAATGTATTTATCAAGTGTAGGGATTTTTAATGTTGATTTAACATCATATTATGTGGTTGAAATTTCATTTATTTTAGAGGCGTTAGTATTTTCAATTGCCTTATCAAATAGAATAAAAAGACTTCAAGAAGAGAAAAACAAAATTCAAATTAAGCTTATAGAAGAACAAAAAGATAATGAAGAAAAATTAAATAAGCTAGTAATTCAAAAAACTGATAAATTAAACAAAGCTCTTGAAGAAAAAGATATATTACTCAAAGAGTTAAACCATCGTGTAAAAAATAATATGCAAACTATAATCTCACTAATTAGATTACAAAATGATGAAATAGATGATATTACTATAAATACTCTTCTTACAACTATTCAAAATAGAATTAGTGCAATGAGTCATTTACATGAACTTCTATATCAAAAAGATGCTATTACTTTTATAGATGCAAATGAGTATTTTGAAAAAATTATATTTGAAGTGGAACAAAGTTTTGATAAAAATGTAAAAATAAAATATGAAATCAATTCTACTATTAGTTCTGAATCTGCTATTTATTGTGGATTAATAATCAATGAACTTGTAACAAACAGTTTTAAACATGCTTTTATAAACAAAAAAGATGGATTTATAAATATTACTTTTTATAGTAAAAATAATTCATACTATTTATACTACAGTGATAATGGTCAAGGTTATAATCAAATAGATAAAAAAGAGTCATTAGGTTTAGTTTTAATAGAAACTCTTGCAAAAAAACAGTTAAAAGCTAGTTTGAAAATTTTATCAAATGATGGTGTTAAAATTGAAATAAAATGG
- a CDS encoding flagellin yields the protein MQINSNSVLNQNVYLNANQALNRIATGVELNQSSDNASSLAIANNLLTQSNGYSQAIENTNSAIAATQIASGATNEQSKILDNVREKLLQASSDTTSKEGRDAILKDIKSQLEQFDKIASGTNYNGQTLLQKSETDSSASEAQQYQSGLKGENLIETSAIQSNTTGLGLSDLVNQNASTFTSADARGFLEKIDNAAKGLSEIRSDIGAVQNQLESSGRSLTSQKTNTLNAASMFDTNYAKESSNFSKQNILAQIGAFGQAQANNMNQQIVSRLLG from the coding sequence ATGCAAATAAATTCTAACTCTGTCTTAAATCAAAATGTATATTTAAATGCAAACCAAGCATTAAATAGAATTGCAACAGGTGTTGAACTAAATCAATCAAGTGACAATGCTTCAAGTTTAGCAATAGCAAATAATCTATTAACTCAATCAAATGGCTATTCTCAAGCAATAGAAAACACTAATTCAGCAATTGCAGCGACGCAAATAGCATCAGGTGCAACAAATGAACAATCAAAAATTTTGGATAATGTAAGAGAAAAACTTTTACAAGCTTCAAGTGATACCACAAGTAAAGAAGGAAGAGATGCAATTTTAAAAGATATAAAATCTCAACTTGAACAGTTTGATAAAATAGCAAGTGGTACAAATTACAATGGACAAACTCTACTTCAAAAAAGTGAAACAGATAGTTCAGCTTCAGAAGCCCAACAGTATCAATCAGGATTAAAAGGTGAAAATCTAATTGAAACTTCTGCCATTCAATCAAATACAACTGGATTGGGCTTAAGTGATTTAGTAAATCAAAATGCTTCTACTTTTACATCTGCTGATGCAAGAGGTTTTTTAGAAAAAATTGATAATGCAGCAAAAGGATTAAGTGAAATTAGAAGTGACATAGGAGCAGTTCAAAATCAACTTGAAAGCTCAGGAAGAAGTTTAACAAGTCAAAAAACAAATACTTTAAATGCAGCTTCAATGTTTGATACAAATTATGCAAAAGAATCATCAAACTTCTCTAAGCAAAATATTCTAGCTCAAATAGGAGCTTTTGGACAAGCTCAAGCTAACAATATGAACCAACAAATAGTTTCAAGACTTCTTGGTTAA